One Cicer arietinum cultivar CDC Frontier isolate Library 1 chromosome 8, Cicar.CDCFrontier_v2.0, whole genome shotgun sequence DNA segment encodes these proteins:
- the LOC140919084 gene encoding secreted RxLR effector protein 161-like yields the protein MIGSLLYLTASRPDIVFAVGLCARFQSSPKESHLTAVKRIFRYLVGTTDLGLWYGKGSHFDFVAYCDADYAGDKMERKSTSGACQFLGEALISWSCRKQNTIALSTTEAEYVSAANCCSQVLWIKNQLEDYSVRYSHIPIYCDNTSEIELIFVDTNNQLADIFTKPLVEETFNSIKKRLNIMQNPGQDR from the exons atgataggatctttactttatttaactgcaagtagacCAGATATTGTTTtcgcagtaggattatgtgctagatttcaatcCTCGCCAAAAGAATCTCATTTAACAGCAGTCAAAAGAATTTTTCGCTATCTCGTAGGTACTACTGATCTTGGCCTTTGGTATGGCAAAggttctcattttgattttgtagcttacTGCGATGCTGACTATGCTGGTGataaaatggaaagaaaaagcacaagtggtgcatgtCAGTTCCTAGGGGAAGCATTGATAAGTTGGTCATGTAGGAAGCAAAACACAATTGCTCTATCAActactgaagctgaatatgtctcagctGCAAACTGTTGCTCTCAAGTATTAtggatcaaaaatcaacttgaagattaTTCAGTTAGGTACTCCCATATTCCaatatattgtgataatactagt gaaattgaattaatttttgttgatacaAATAATCAGTtagctgacatttttacaaaacccCTTGTTGAAGAAACTTTTAATTCCATCAAAAAACGTTTAAATATCATGCAAAATCCTGGTCAGGATCGTTAA